GGTGTCATGGCAATACCAGCCTATCAGGCAGTTGACCCTGATCAACAACTCCTCTTACAATTACAGCCGCATCACACAGCAGGAGACTACCTTCTCTCCTATCCTGACGCCAAAGGTAATTGTGAATCAGGAAGTAGTGTACCGTTACAACAAGTTTGAGACAGCCCTTTCATTCCGCTACCAGAGCGCATCCTATATGGACTTTGCCAATGAGGCAACGCTTAAGGACTATACTCTACTGAACTGGAGAGCCAATTACCAGTTCAATCACCTGAAGCTGTCACTGATGGTCAACAACCTGACCAACACACGCTATTTCAACAATGGTTATATCGATTATGACGGTTCCAGAAAACTGTTTGTGCAGGCGCCTGCCAACTGGTATATGATGGTGACCTATTCATTCTAAAGGTTATGAGGAAAGGATTTGTATTCGGGAAATTCCTCCCCTTCCATATGGGGCATAAGGCAATGATGGAGTTTGCGCTTACACACTGCGAAAAACTTTTTGTGGTAGTGTGCGGCAGTGACAAGGAAACGCTGGCTGCTGAAGCAAGAGCCAGTTGGATCAGGGATACATTCAGCCCAAATACAAGCATTGAAGTCATCACCTTTGACTACAAGGAAGACCTGTTGCCCAATACGTCTGTCTCATCAAGGGAAGTGTCGGCGGTTTGGGCAAAGGCTTTCCAAGCCTTGTTGCCGGACACAGACCTTCTGGTTACGTCCGAACCTTACGGCGAATATGTGGCCGACTATATGGGTATCCGCCATATACCTTTTGATCCGCAGCGGGTACATCAGCCTATCAGTGCCACCAGTATCAGGGAAGATATTTTCAGGCACTGGGATTTCTTGCCAGATGCTGTCAAACGACATTACCAGCAGAAGGTAGTCGTGTTGGGAACGGAATGCACCGGAAAGACAACCATCTCTGAAACAGCTGCCCAACTGATGAGTACCTCATGGGTCGAGGAAGCTGGCAGGAAGATAGTGGAAAACTCCAACCACTTTACGGTAGATCACCTTTACCTGATAGCAGCGGAGCACGCCAGACTGATCAGGGAAGCAGAGCAAGAGCTCAAACCCCTTATACTGATTGATACGGACATCCACATTACACAGTCCTATGCAAAGTATGAGTTTGGCAGTTACCTTGATGTACCGGACAGCATCTACCAGACCAACAAGG
This portion of the Limibacter armeniacum genome encodes:
- a CDS encoding AAA family ATPase; translated protein: MRKGFVFGKFLPFHMGHKAMMEFALTHCEKLFVVVCGSDKETLAAEARASWIRDTFSPNTSIEVITFDYKEDLLPNTSVSSREVSAVWAKAFQALLPDTDLLVTSEPYGEYVADYMGIRHIPFDPQRVHQPISATSIREDIFRHWDFLPDAVKRHYQQKVVVLGTECTGKTTISETAAQLMSTSWVEEAGRKIVENSNHFTVDHLYLIAAEHARLIREAEQELKPLILIDTDIHITQSYAKYEFGSYLDVPDSIYQTNKANLYCYLTRDLPFEQDGTRLDETYRNKLDEFHRATIKKFGIQVTEIGGTWEKRLERFMQKIKTHCVHHIQ